The proteins below come from a single Papaver somniferum cultivar HN1 chromosome 11, ASM357369v1, whole genome shotgun sequence genomic window:
- the LOC113325435 gene encoding phosphatidylinositol 4-phosphate 5-kinase 6-like has protein sequence MKREQLGVKAWEATVRKTQAAAKKRVSGFFTSTPVSQSDDEEGNGTPVTNSNNASDTYHAERFLSNGEFYTGQLSDNYPHGTGKYLWIDGCMYMGEWFRGKTMGRGKFSWPSGATYEGEFKTGYMDGKGTYTSPAGDTYRGSWVMNLKHGQGTKHYSNGDLYDGEWRRGSQDGNGRYQWKDGAHYVGKWKNGAISGTGSFIWSNGNRYDGSWDDGVPKGNGTYRWADGSFYVGVWSKDPSEQSGTFYPSPTGTTDGDPDWDPQELYNELSDYTVCPTEKITILPSQKVINWSATEVDLLQKQGGGWRVSKGGDSSGNPRRNSVDGRGMPSSTSESPYGRMSASDIELIMRNSVDGSSMFMREGDNFLEDGESGGRMSNFTGMLPKEMKKQGATISKGHKNYELMLNLQLGIRHSVGRPAPLTSLDLKASAFDPKEKVWTKFPPEGTKYTPPHNSCDFRWKDYCPLVFRTLRKLFRVDPADYMLSICGNDALRELSSPGKSGSFFYLTNDDRYMIKTMKKSEVKVLIRMLPAYYNHVRAFENTLVTKFFGLHCVKLTGATQKKVRFVIMGNLFCTQYTIHRRFDLKGSSHGRTTAEGQIDETTTLKDLDLNFIFRLQKSWFQEFQRQVDRDCELLEQERVMDYSLLVGLHFIDANWDPLLSEGSSSGLRTPKGEPEVEIDAEQLLSDPNRYASIKLGINMPARVEQTVRRSDCDSQLIGEPTGEFYDVIVFFGIIDILQDYDISKKLEHAYKSIQYDPTSISAVDPKQYSKRFRDFIYKIFTEDT, from the exons ATGAAAAGAGAACAGCTTGGCGTAAAAGCTTGGGAAGCGACAGTCCGTAAAACACAGGCAGCCGCAAAGAAACGTGTTTCAGGTTTTTTCACTAGCACACCAGTTTCCCAGTCCGACGATGAAGAGGGAAATGGAACCCCCGTAACGAATTCCAACAACGCATCCGATACTTACCATGCAGAGCGTTTCCTCTCTAATGGTGAATTCTACACGGGTCAATTATCCGATAATTACCCACATGGAACAGGAAAGTATCTCTGGATCGATGGGTGCATGTATATGGGCGAATGGTTTCGAGGAAAAACCATGGGCAGAGGTAAATTCTCATGGCCTTCTGGTGCAACTTATGAAGGTGAGTTCAAAACTGGATACATGGATGGTAAAGGTACTTATACAAGTCCTGCTGGAGATACGTATCGTGGCTCTTGGGTTATGAATCTAAAACATGGTCAAGGTACTAAACATTATTCTAATGGCGATCTTTATGATGGCGAGTGGCGTCGTGGTAGCCAAGATGGTAACGGCCGTTACCAATGGAAAGATGGTGCCCATTATGTGGGAAAATGGAAAAATGGTGCTATTTCAGGTACTGGCTCTTTCATCTGGAGTAATGGAAATCGTTACGACGGATCTTGGGATGATGGAGTACCCAAAGGAAACGGAACGTATCGATGGGCAGATGGAAGTTTTTACGTGGGTGTTTGGAGTAAAGATCCATCAGAACAAAGTGGGACTTTTTACCCATCTCCAACTGGTACTACTGATGGTGATCCTGATTGGGATCCTCAAGAACTTTATAACGAACTCAGCGATTACACTGTTTGTCCTACAGAAAAGATAACTATATTGCCATCACAAAAAGTTATTAATTGGTCTGCAACTGAAGTTGATTTATTACAGAAACAAGGAGGTGGGTGGAGGGTATCCAAAGGGGGAGATTCAAGCGGTAACCCGAGAAGAAACTCGGTTGATGGAAGGGGGATGCCTAGTAGTACTTCTGAAAGTCCCTATGGTAGAATGTCAGCATCTGACATCGAGCTTATAATGCGTAATAGTGTCGATGGAAGCTCTATGTTTATGAGAGAAGGCGATAATTTTCTCGAAGATGGAGAATCTGGGGGACGGATGTCAAATTTTACAGGAATGCTCCCTAAGGAAATGAAAAAACAGGGTGCAACAATTTCCAAAGGACACAAAAATTACGAACTTATGCTCAATCTTCAATTGGGTATCAG GCATTCTGTTGGAAGACCAGCTCCCCTGACATCTCTTGATCTCAAGGCTTCGGCCTTCGATCCCAAAGAAAAAGTGTGGACTAAATTCCCACCTGAAGGAACCAAATATACTCCACCTCACAATTCATGTGATTTCAGATGGAAAGACTACTGCCCATTAGTTTTCAG GACACTAAGGAAATTGTTCAGGGTGGATCCAGCTGACTACATGCTTTCAATATGTGGGAACGATGCTCTACGAGAGCTTTCATCTCCTGGAAAAAGTGGAAGCTTCTTTTACCTGACAAATGATGACCGTTACATgataaagacaatgaagaaatcaGAAGTTAAA GTACTTATAAGGATGCTTCCTGCCTATTATAATCATGTCCGAGCATTCGAAAATACTTTAGTGACGAAGTTTTTTGGTTTACACTGTGTTAAGTTGACCGGTGCTACACAGAAGAAG GTACGCTTTGTCATAATGGGGAACCTATTCTGCACCCAGTACACAATTCACAGGCGCTTTGATTTGAAAGGATCTTCCCACGGCCGAACTACAGCTGAGGGCCAGATTGATGAAACTACAACCCTTAAAGATCTTGATCTCAACTTTATATTTCGACTGCAGAAGTCATGGTTTCAAGAGTTTCAGAG GCAAGTCGATAGAGACTGCGAATTGCTTGAACAGGAGAGAGTTATGGATTACAGTCTTTTAGTTGGTCTTCATTTCATAGATGCCAATTGGGATCCACTTCTGAGTGAGGGATCTTCTTCTGGACTTCGAACTCCCAAGg GTGAACCGGAGGTTGAAATAGATGCAGAACAGCTACTTTCGGATCCAAACCG GTATGCAAGTATCAAATTGGGTATTAACATGCCAGCACGAGTTGAACAGACGGTGAGAAGAAGCGATTGTGATTCTCAACTGATAGGAGAACCAACGGGAGAATTCTACGACGTGATTGTGTTCTTCGGGATCATCGACATTCTCCAAGATTACGACATCAGCAAGAAACTGGAGCATGCATACAAGTCTATCCAATATGATCCAACTTCAATATCAGCTGTAGATCCAAAGCAATATTCAAAACGTTTCCGcgattttatttacaaaattttcaCTGAAGATACATGA
- the LOC113325436 gene encoding ABC transporter G family member 23-like, with protein sequence MADFAQQNCLDDDSIVLFSTSSSSPEGSTTHSSSSFHHSPESPLPSSQLQTAFKLSVRNLSYTIHQRESMFATSYPPMQKLKPKKILKSISFVARSFEILAVVGPSGAGKSTLLRIISGRIRKKDFDPRSFSLNDNPIGSITQLKKICGYVAQDDNLLPLLTVKETMMFSASFRLVGRSCKEKEERVENLMQELNLLHVQNSFVGDEETRGISGGERKRVSIGIDVIHDPPILLLDEPTSGLDSRSAFQVIELLSSMAKTKHRTIVLTIHQPSYRILQYVSSFLLLSRGCVVHNGRLDLLEDRISSMGYKIPPQLNSLEFAMEILKPLEESNTRTLSYLLGIEEKEISTYSIWPGEEAEVLQYAEQEESATSYCWGLFEIMYLCLRFWKIIYRTKQLFLARTLQALVGGLGLGSVFLQLKTDQNGVAERLGLFAFTLSFLLSSTVEALPIYLQERHVLMKEVSRGAYKVSSYMIANTIIFMPFLLAVSILFSVPVYWLVGLNPSFSAFTFFVFIVWLIVMMASSLVLFLSAVSPDFISGNSLICMVLGAFFLFSGYFIPKDSIPKYWIFMYYLSLYKYPLDSLLINEYWSVRDKCFAWESEDHSHCLLKGIDVLKNRGLEQDIRWVNVGIMLGFFVFYRVLAWAILARRASRTML encoded by the coding sequence ATGGCAGATTTTGCGCAACAGAACTGTCTCGATGACGACTCTATTGTACTATTTTCGACATCGTCCAGTTCACCAGAAGGTTCAACAACCCATTCATCCTCTTCATTCCATCATTCACCAGAATCACCACTTCCCTCTAGTCAATTGCAAACAGCATTCAAACTCTCTGTAAGAAACCTCTCATATACAATTCATCAAAGGGAGTCCATGTTTGCTACATCTTACCCTCCCATGCAGAAACTTAAGCCCAAGAAAATACTCAAATCTATTTCTTTCGTTGCCAGGAGTTTTGAAATTCTCGCCGTAGTTGGTCCAAGTGGTGCAGGAAAATCTACACTTCTCCGCATCATCTCCGGTCGGATAAGAAAGAAAGACTTTGATCCAAGAAGTTTCTCTTTAAATGATAATCCCATAGGTAGCATTACTCAGTTGAAGAAAATATGTGGGTATGTAGCACAAGATGATAACCTTCTTCCTTTGCTCACTGTCAAAGAAACTATGATGTTCAGTGCGAGCTTTCGGCTTGTCGGAAGGAGctgtaaagaaaaagaagaaagggtTGAAAACTTAATGCAAGAGCTGAATCTTCTGCATGTCCAGAATAGTTTTGTTGGAGACGAAGAAACGAGAGGCATATCGGGCGGAGAACGAAAAAGAGTTTCTATAGGAATTGATGTGATCCACGACCCACCTATTCTCCTTCTTGATGAACCCACTTCAGGATTAGATAGCAGATCAGCATTTCAAGTAATTGAATTACTTTCATCCATGGCAAAAACAAAGCACAGAACTATAGTTTTAACTATCCACCAGCCTAGTTACCGGATTCTGCAATACGTCTCTAGTTTCTTACTTCTTTCTCGTGGCTGTGTTGTTCACAATGGACGCCTTGACTTACTTGAAGATAGGATAAGTAGCATGGGATACAAAATCCCCCCGCAATTGAACTCGTTGGAATTTGCTATGGAGATTCTAAAACCATTAGAAGAATCCAACACCAGAACCTTATCTTACCTGTTGggaatagaagaaaaagaaatatcaacttACTCTATATGGCCAGGAGAAGAAGCTGAAGTTCTACAGTATGCAGAACAAGAAGAAAGTGCAACTAGTTACTGTTGGGGACTCTTTGAGATAATGTATCTTTGTCTAAGATTTTGGAAAATTATTTACAGAACAAAACAGCTTTTTTTAGCAAGAACATTGCAAGCGCTTGTCGGTGGATTAGGCCTAGGAAGTGTGTTCTTACAGTTGAAGACGGATCAAAATGGAGTCGCAGAAAGGTTGGGTTTGTTTGCTTTCACTCTCAGTTTCTTACTTTCTTCAACAGTCGAAGCACTTCCGATATACCTTCAGGAGAGACATGTTTTGATGAAAGAAGTCTCAAGAGGAGCTTACAAAGTGTCCTCTTATATGATTGCAAACACAATAATCTTTATGCCCTTTTTGCTTGCAGTTTCTATTCTTTTCTCGGTCCCCGTCTACTGGCTTGTCGGGTTGAATCCTTCCTTCAGTGCTTTCACATTCTTCGTATTCATAGTCTGGCTAATTGTGATGATGGCTAGTTCACTAGTTCTCTTCCTAAGTGCAGTTTCCCCTGATTTCATATCCGGGAATTCGCTCATTTGCATGGTTTTGGGAGCTTTTTTCCTCTTCTCTGGTTACTTCATACCTAAAGATAGCATCCCAAAGTATTGGATCTTCATGTACTATCTTTCTCTGTACAAGTATCCCTTGGATTCACTACTCATCAATGAATACTGGAGTGTGAGAGACAAGTGTTTCGCTTGGGAGTCTGAAGATCATTCACATTGCTTGCTTAAAGGTATAGATGTTCTAAAGAATAGAGGCCTAGAACAAGACATTAGGTGGGTGAATGTAGGGATCATGCTTGGTTTCTTTGTGTTTTATCGAGTTCTTGCTTGGGCTATTCTTGCTCGAAGGGCTTCAAGAACTATGCTATAA
- the LOC113325438 gene encoding NADPH:quinone oxidoreductase-like: MEAAVAKPMIKVAALCGSLRKASYHRGLINSAIQICNESIPGMKIEFINIEHLPFMNEDLEVNGTYPPVVEAFRQKILEADSVLFASPEYNYSVTAPLKNAIDWASRPQNVWADKPAATISTGGNAGGSRSQYHLRQIGVYIDLHFINKPEFSLNAYQKPMKFDADGNLIDLESKEKLKEVLLSLKKFTHRLQDGK, encoded by the exons atggaaGCAGCAGTAGCTAAACCGATGATTAAAGTCGCAGCACTTTGTGGTTCTCTTCGCAAAGCTTCCTATCATCGCGGTCTCATTAATTCTG CTATTCAGATATGCAACGAATCAATACCTGGAATGAAAATCGAATTCATAAACATAGAGCATCTTCCTTTTATGAACGAAGATCTCGAGGTGAATGGTACTTATCCACCTGTTGTTGAAGCTTTTCGTCAGAAAATACTTGAAGCTGACAGTGTGTTGTTTGCATCTCCTGAATACAATTACTCCGTCACTG CCCCTCTGAAGAATGCGATTGACTGGGCATCTAGACCTCAAAATGTCTGGGCTGATAAACCCGCTGCTACGATAAGCACAGGTGGTAATGCTGGCGGGTCACGGTCACAATACCATTTGCGCCAAATTGGCGTCTACATCGATCTCCACTTTATTAACAAGCCAGAATTTTCCTTAAATGCGTACCAAAAGCCGATGAAATTTGATGCAGATGGCAACTTAATTGACCTTGAGTCCAAGGAAAAGCTAAAAGAGGTTCTTTTGTCACTCAAGAAATTCACTCATCGACTCCAAGATGGTAAGTAG
- the LOC113324248 gene encoding uncharacterized protein LOC113324248: MAHHFDISNNPAFTGSISQQSLDISGNNYISWALDAELHLEAKGLGHTITEGNNTSNQDRATALIFLRHHLHDDLKREYLTVKDPFTLWNCLKKRFDHLKLVILPKARNDWLNLRMQDFRSVAAYNSALFKITSTLKLCGENVTDEQMLEKTFTTFHASNVLLQQQYQERKFTEYSELISCLLIAEQSNEILLRNHEARPVGSAAVPEAHAATHFRRGNNHGNKGKHGNGKGNQRGGHKNERGKGVPYQPYQRPLKIAEPKEPKQEKGKGSSSQPPQKSVCYRCGLTDHWQRTCRTPEHFVRLYQASLKRPAENIETNLIEASAPSTSDTHLDVSDYIVDLESGEPSQFCFDEL, from the exons ATGGCCCACCATTTTGATATCTCAAACAATCCAGCTTTCACTGGATCTATTTCCCAGCAAA GTCTTGACATCTCAGGAAATAATTATATTTCTTGGGCACTTGATGCCGAGCTTCATTTGGAAGCTAAAGGCCTCGGGCATACTATTACGGAAGGAAACAACACGTCCAACCAGGACCGCGCTACGGCTCTAATTTTCCTTCGCCATCATCTCCATGATGATTTAAAAAGGGAATATTTGACAGTTAAAGATCCATTTACTTTATGGAACTGTCTGAAAAAACGGTTTGACCACCTGAAGTTGGTCATACTTCCAAAAGCCCGGAATGATTGGTTGAACTTGCGGATGCAAGATTTTCGATCAGTGGCAGCTTATAATTCTGCTCTATTTAAAATTACCTCGACATTAAAATTGTGCGGGGAAAATGTCACTGACGAACAAATGTTAGAGAAAACATTTACAACTTTTCATGCCTCGAATGTGCTCCTGCAGCAGCAATATCAAGAGcgtaaatttacagaatattccgAGCTAATTTCCTGTTTGTTGATTGCAGAGCAGAGTAATGAGATTTTGTTAAGAAACCATGAAGCTCGTCCTGTTGGTTCCGCAGCGGTGCCTGAAGCACACGCTGCTACGCATTTTAGACGAGGAAATAATCATGGTAACAAAGGAAAACATGGAAATGGTAAAGGAAACCAACGTGGGGGCCACAAAAATGAACGAGGAAAGGGTGTCCCTTACCAGCCGTACCAACGGCCGCTAAAAATTGCGGAACCAAAGGAACCGAAGCAAGAAAAGGGAAAGGGTTCTTCTAGTCAACCTCCTCAGAAAAGTGTTTGCTATCGGTGTGGCTTAACTGATCACTGGCAGCGTACCTGTCGTACGCCAGAACATTTTGTTAGGCTCTATCAGGCGTCCCTGAAGCGACCTGCCGAAAACATAGAAACAAATTTAATTGAAGCCAGTGCCCCCAGTACCAGTGATACCCACTTGGATGTATCTGATTATATCGTCGACCTTGAAAGTGGCGAGCCTAGTCAGTTTTGTTTTGATGAGTTGTAG